The following coding sequences are from one Candidatus Binataceae bacterium window:
- a CDS encoding PHP-associated domain-containing protein: MLIDLHVHTSLSSDSSVAPEQYLETAARGPRRLDAICFTEHRLFPADPALDRRYAELSERYGIAVFKGIEADTNLGHLLLFGVTREVMRRFDLSARMLKSDALIEVMHGEGGIAVPAHPFRDSGFGARLDELLARHGPALSVIEALNGQNSPRENDDSLTAMEKLGLVGVGGSDAHFVTPKWFLTCATELERAVGTVEELCAELRAGRARPYRFDGAGLSPG; this comes from the coding sequence ATGTTGATCGACCTGCACGTCCATACCTCGCTCTCCTCGGATTCGAGCGTCGCGCCCGAGCAATACCTGGAGACGGCCGCGCGTGGGCCGCGCCGCCTCGACGCCATCTGCTTCACCGAGCATCGCCTGTTCCCCGCCGACCCCGCACTCGACCGCCGCTATGCCGAGCTTTCCGAGCGCTACGGCATCGCCGTTTTCAAGGGCATCGAGGCCGACACCAACCTCGGCCATCTGCTGCTCTTCGGAGTGACGCGGGAGGTCATGCGCCGCTTCGACCTGAGCGCGCGCATGCTCAAAAGCGACGCGCTGATCGAAGTCATGCACGGCGAGGGCGGAATCGCAGTTCCGGCGCATCCGTTTCGCGACTCCGGCTTCGGTGCGCGGCTCGACGAGCTGCTGGCGCGCCACGGGCCCGCGCTCAGCGTGATCGAAGCACTCAATGGCCAGAACTCGCCGCGCGAGAACGACGACTCGCTGACCGCGATGGAGAAGCTCGGGCTGGTGGGCGTCGGCGGCAGCGACGCGCATTTCGTGACCCCTAAGTGGTTTCTGACCTGCGCGACCGAACTCGAGCGTGCGGTCGGCACAGTCGAAGAGCTGTGCGCCGAACTACGCGCCGGTCGCGCCCGCCCCTATCGTTTCGACGGCGCCGGCCTCTCGCCGGGCTGA
- a CDS encoding serine/threonine-protein kinase has translation MIAPNTIVGGRYRVVKPLGGGGMKLVYLAEDLRLAARRCALAEVVDSFTDPNAQRQAIAAFEREADMLARLSNEHIPRVFDRFSEQNHHYLVMEYIDGLTLEEEMKRTGGRLPEARVIDIALQVLDTLEYLHGLEPPVIYRDLKPSNVMLTASGQAKLIDFGIARHFNPQQNVTMIGTQGYAPPEQYRGKVELRSDLYALGATIHHALSGRDPANEAPFSFPQLRTLCPNVDPALAALVDEALAYDVERRVPSAAEFRARLEVIRNGLVAPSAAGDASAGATLQAGGAGASAAGAAHASAPAGSRRAQLRLPLGAGQGVQAAASPSAPTLLSATGEIACSRCGRAIPSDSRFCSFCGADLSIPLSAEAAPVSHEADTVVLSLPTHHRPRTTPPPGARLYRRARGIRRPVLMFVLIFVGAFAAVKVVSCLSMNSASPPYASRAPLPPAVPAPAAPPSPDYGSSAPGSDFRAARLTAFRQALDLRGYTSVKFKLNGDTMLLWGTVPDAWDHIQVEILANTIVGVVSFDDRIQVADASGTP, from the coding sequence ATGATTGCGCCCAACACCATAGTCGGCGGCCGCTACCGCGTCGTCAAACCGCTCGGCGGCGGCGGCATGAAACTGGTTTACCTCGCCGAAGACCTGCGCCTAGCCGCGCGTCGATGCGCACTGGCCGAGGTCGTCGACAGCTTCACCGATCCCAATGCCCAGCGCCAGGCGATCGCGGCCTTCGAGCGCGAAGCCGACATGCTCGCGCGCCTGAGCAACGAACACATCCCCCGCGTCTTCGACCGCTTCAGCGAGCAAAACCATCACTACCTCGTGATGGAATACATCGACGGCCTGACGCTGGAAGAGGAAATGAAGCGGACGGGCGGTAGGCTGCCAGAAGCGCGCGTGATTGATATCGCGCTGCAGGTTCTCGACACACTGGAGTACCTGCATGGGCTGGAACCGCCGGTCATCTACCGCGACCTCAAGCCGTCCAACGTGATGCTGACGGCGAGCGGCCAGGCCAAGCTCATCGACTTCGGCATCGCCCGCCATTTCAACCCACAGCAGAACGTCACCATGATTGGCACGCAGGGCTACGCCCCGCCCGAGCAATACCGCGGCAAGGTCGAGTTGCGCTCCGATCTCTACGCGCTGGGCGCGACCATCCATCACGCGCTCAGTGGGCGCGATCCGGCCAATGAGGCGCCGTTCAGCTTTCCCCAACTGCGCACGCTATGCCCCAACGTGGATCCGGCGCTCGCCGCTCTTGTCGATGAAGCGCTCGCATATGACGTCGAACGCCGGGTGCCGAGCGCTGCCGAGTTTCGCGCCCGGCTGGAGGTAATCCGCAATGGTCTGGTCGCCCCCTCCGCGGCCGGGGATGCGAGCGCCGGTGCGACCTTGCAGGCCGGCGGGGCGGGCGCGAGCGCGGCGGGCGCTGCGCACGCCTCGGCGCCGGCCGGCTCACGTCGCGCGCAGCTACGATTGCCGCTCGGCGCGGGGCAAGGTGTCCAGGCCGCCGCGTCGCCTTCCGCGCCGACCTTGCTGAGTGCGACCGGCGAAATCGCCTGCTCCAGATGCGGACGCGCGATCCCGTCCGACTCGCGCTTCTGCTCGTTCTGCGGCGCCGATCTCAGCATCCCGCTGAGCGCAGAGGCGGCGCCAGTCAGTCACGAAGCGGACACCGTGGTGCTGTCGCTGCCTACACACCACCGCCCACGGACGACGCCGCCGCCGGGCGCGCGCCTGTATCGTCGTGCGCGCGGTATCCGCCGTCCGGTCCTGATGTTCGTTCTGATCTTCGTCGGCGCGTTCGCCGCGGTGAAGGTCGTCTCATGCCTGAGCATGAACAGCGCAAGTCCGCCGTACGCCAGCCGCGCGCCGCTGCCACCTGCGGTGCCCGCCCCCGCCGCGCCGCCTAGTCCGGACTACGGATCGTCGGCGCCGGGGAGCGACTTTCGCGCCGCGCGGCTTACCGCTTTTCGCCAGGCGCTCGATCTCCGCGGCTACACCAGCGTCAAGTTTAAGCTTAACGGCGACACGATGCTGCTGTGGGGCACGGTGCCCGACGCGTGGGACCACATCCAGGTCGAGATCCTGGCCAACACGATCGTGGGCGTGGTCTCCTTCGACGACCGAATCCAGGTCGCCGACGCCAGCGGTACACCTTAG
- a CDS encoding zinc ribbon domain-containing protein, whose translation MAESGGARPRYCSQCGAPVVVADASFCKDCGAPLAASGLLGELSFNPPALVATALSLMPGLGHFYAGRTWGALKWFFGVILAYAISPTLGLLIHIVCAVSAARAGMEDAARRGTARTAMGRTGSR comes from the coding sequence ATGGCTGAAAGCGGCGGCGCGCGCCCGCGCTACTGCTCGCAGTGCGGCGCGCCTGTGGTCGTCGCCGACGCGAGCTTCTGCAAGGATTGTGGCGCGCCGCTAGCCGCCTCGGGCCTGCTCGGTGAGTTAAGCTTCAACCCTCCGGCGCTCGTCGCCACCGCGCTGAGCCTGATGCCGGGGCTCGGACACTTCTATGCCGGGCGTACGTGGGGCGCGCTGAAATGGTTTTTCGGGGTGATTCTCGCCTACGCAATCTCGCCCACTCTGGGACTGTTGATCCACATCGTGTGCGCGGTCTCTGCGGCGCGCGCCGGGATGGAAGATGCCGCGCGGCGCGGCACGGCGCGCACGGCGATGGGCCGGACGGGCAGTCGCTAG
- a CDS encoding FHA domain-containing protein: protein MNDAIDRRELTFKAMAGLFGGALGWVPVEIVSHGRTITQTASFWVQLGGVVSMALFWGVVGGFIVGAQGKSLSLTPVVRRRFLVGLVVCFVIGLPAVYYSNVVFTAILAAGGWGTNHPGSELYLRVARIIGWVLMGFICGAGVGLATGSLRDLSGTLRNVVKGAVGGWVGGFVGGVAFDIIGANASGLYSRLFGLCALGLAVGLLIGLVQELTKSAWLNVEAGRLRGRSFNIDRAVATVGRAEENQVGLFGDAGVQPRHAVIERQGNAYVIKNLAVAQGVFVNGKRVESAELGDGDRIRIGGYELSFHLKRTAADAQAGFVRQRSAGGAGPAVYVPPAEPAGAAQAAPSGTHAACLVDGSGRRFQLRPGAPTTLGRAVDNDIVIADASVSRHHASIAPRDGGFVLRDLGSQNGTYVGGQRVAGERALADGDDLRLGDAPFVYHG from the coding sequence ATGAACGACGCCATCGACCGGCGTGAATTGACCTTCAAGGCGATGGCCGGATTGTTCGGCGGCGCACTGGGATGGGTGCCGGTCGAAATCGTCAGCCACGGCCGCACGATCACCCAGACTGCGTCGTTCTGGGTCCAGCTTGGAGGCGTGGTCTCGATGGCGCTGTTCTGGGGCGTGGTCGGGGGCTTCATCGTCGGCGCACAGGGCAAGAGCCTCAGCCTGACGCCGGTGGTAAGGCGCCGCTTCCTGGTCGGGCTCGTCGTCTGCTTCGTCATCGGACTGCCCGCGGTCTATTACTCCAACGTGGTATTCACGGCGATCCTGGCCGCCGGCGGATGGGGCACGAATCATCCCGGGTCCGAGCTGTACCTTCGCGTGGCGAGGATCATCGGATGGGTCCTGATGGGGTTCATCTGTGGCGCCGGTGTGGGATTGGCCACTGGCTCGCTCCGCGATCTCTCGGGCACGCTGCGCAACGTCGTCAAGGGTGCGGTAGGCGGATGGGTCGGCGGCTTCGTCGGCGGCGTCGCTTTCGACATTATCGGCGCCAACGCGAGCGGGCTGTACTCGCGCCTGTTCGGGCTGTGTGCGCTGGGACTGGCGGTCGGATTGCTGATCGGGCTAGTCCAGGAGCTGACCAAGAGCGCGTGGCTGAACGTCGAGGCGGGACGCCTGCGCGGGCGCAGCTTCAATATCGATCGTGCGGTCGCTACGGTCGGCCGCGCGGAGGAAAACCAAGTCGGACTCTTCGGCGACGCCGGTGTGCAGCCGCGCCACGCCGTGATCGAGCGCCAGGGCAACGCCTACGTGATCAAGAACCTTGCCGTCGCCCAGGGCGTATTCGTCAACGGCAAGCGCGTCGAGAGCGCCGAGCTTGGCGACGGCGATCGGATCCGAATCGGCGGCTACGAACTGAGCTTCCATCTCAAACGCACGGCCGCCGACGCGCAAGCAGGGTTCGTCCGCCAACGCTCGGCCGGCGGCGCCGGGCCTGCAGTTTACGTCCCACCGGCAGAGCCCGCTGGTGCGGCGCAGGCTGCGCCGAGCGGCACACACGCCGCCTGCCTGGTGGACGGCAGCGGCCGGCGCTTCCAACTGCGGCCGGGCGCACCGACCACGCTCGGCCGTGCGGTCGACAACGACATCGTGATCGCTGACGCATCGGTCTCGCGCCATCACGCGAGCATCGCGCCGCGCGACGGTGGCTTCGTCCTGCGCGACCTCGGCAGTCAGAATGGCACCTACGTCGGCGGCCAGCGCGTCGCGGGCGAGCGCGCGCTCGCCGACGGCGACGACCTGCGCCTGGGCGACGCCCCCTTCGTGTACCATGGCTGA
- a CDS encoding CoA transferase: MAEKTLVPEAFGPLQGVKIVSSGTLIAQPFGAALAATMGAEVIQIERPGVGDVGWRTIGIRLKTRDGKGEVATNWIQERRNVFCVSLDLSKPRGRALFLRLLERADIWMESSKAGTYQRWGLDDASVWKINPKLVITHVSSYGQHGHPDYIGRTSYDIVGQAFGGIMYQTGFPDSPPSRAAPWTGDYLTALFTLWSSLAGLTYARSFGKGQSIDIGQYEAIHATLGGTMVEYFQQGLVRERTGNRAQGFQPLDSFEAKDGWVVLGAIGEVYDRVVRAIGLDPADPRWQKARLDIESIEGIEFDAILRGWINERTVDEVVRHMNQHNVACNRIMSSKDMAANEQYKARDIHIEWTDEQVGPVKGIGIIPKFSLTPGKVFRGSVAVGHDNERVYGGLLGLKPGEIEQLRRDKVI; the protein is encoded by the coding sequence ATGGCGGAGAAGACCCTTGTGCCTGAAGCATTCGGACCGTTGCAGGGGGTCAAGATAGTTTCGAGCGGAACCCTGATCGCACAGCCTTTCGGCGCCGCTCTGGCGGCGACGATGGGCGCCGAGGTTATTCAGATCGAACGCCCCGGAGTGGGCGACGTCGGCTGGCGGACGATCGGTATCCGGCTCAAGACCCGCGACGGCAAGGGCGAGGTCGCCACCAACTGGATCCAGGAACGGCGCAATGTCTTCTGCGTCAGTCTGGATCTTTCGAAGCCGCGCGGGCGCGCGCTTTTCCTGCGGCTGCTCGAGCGCGCCGACATCTGGATGGAAAGCTCGAAGGCCGGTACGTACCAGCGATGGGGACTCGACGACGCGTCGGTCTGGAAGATCAACCCGAAGCTGGTGATCACCCACGTCAGCAGCTACGGCCAGCACGGCCATCCCGACTACATCGGGCGCACCTCCTACGACATTGTCGGCCAGGCCTTCGGCGGCATCATGTACCAGACCGGCTTTCCCGACAGCCCGCCCTCGCGCGCGGCGCCGTGGACCGGCGACTATCTGACGGCGCTGTTCACGTTGTGGTCGTCGCTGGCGGGGCTGACCTATGCGCGCAGCTTCGGCAAGGGCCAGTCGATCGATATCGGGCAGTACGAGGCGATCCACGCGACGCTCGGCGGCACGATGGTCGAGTACTTCCAGCAGGGGCTGGTGCGCGAGCGCACCGGCAACAGGGCGCAGGGCTTTCAGCCACTGGACAGCTTCGAAGCGAAGGACGGATGGGTTGTGCTGGGCGCGATCGGCGAGGTCTACGACCGCGTGGTGCGCGCGATCGGACTCGACCCGGCGGATCCGCGATGGCAAAAGGCGCGGCTCGATATCGAATCGATCGAGGGCATTGAGTTCGACGCCATCCTGCGCGGATGGATCAACGAGCGCACGGTGGACGAGGTCGTCCGTCACATGAACCAGCACAACGTCGCCTGCAACCGCATCATGTCGAGCAAGGACATGGCGGCCAACGAGCAGTACAAGGCGCGTGACATCCACATCGAGTGGACCGACGAGCAGGTCGGTCCGGTCAAGGGCATTGGTATCATCCCGAAGTTCTCGCTCACGCCGGGCAAAGTCTTCCGCGGTTCGGTCGCCGTCGGCCACGACAACGAACGCGTGTACGGCGGACTATTGGGGCTTAAGCCGGGCGAGATCGAGCAGCTTCGCCGTGACAAGGTGATCTAG
- a CDS encoding TIGR03619 family F420-dependent LLM class oxidoreductase translates to MKYGIAIRNMGPQSTRATIRACARAAEQLGFDALFVSDHLCIPPDDTEGSGGRYLDVLATLAFLAGMTERIRLGVSVLVLPYRPAVLTAKQVATIQELSGGRMILGVGVGWMQREFEALGVDSRKRGALTTETLRVLHHLFANDAAPYDGPFVRFPAFVFQPRPARPPIWVGGNGANALARVMEFGDGWHPMLPAAKLGPEVASLREQARACGRGELEIVVRRALRLDDTEAARARLEAERAVGATYFILDLGRYTNEREFARNAETFMTRVTR, encoded by the coding sequence ATGAAATACGGCATCGCGATTCGCAACATGGGGCCGCAATCGACGCGCGCGACGATTCGCGCGTGCGCACGCGCCGCGGAGCAACTCGGCTTTGACGCCCTCTTTGTCTCCGACCATCTATGCATCCCGCCCGACGACACCGAAGGCTCGGGTGGACGCTACCTCGACGTGCTTGCCACTCTCGCCTTTCTGGCCGGGATGACCGAGCGCATCCGGCTCGGCGTCTCGGTGCTCGTGCTGCCGTACCGTCCGGCCGTGCTCACGGCCAAGCAGGTGGCGACGATCCAGGAACTGTCGGGAGGCCGAATGATTCTGGGCGTGGGCGTCGGATGGATGCAGCGCGAGTTCGAAGCGCTGGGCGTCGATTCGAGAAAGCGCGGCGCGCTGACAACTGAAACGCTGCGCGTGCTCCATCATCTGTTCGCCAACGACGCCGCGCCGTACGACGGCCCGTTCGTGCGCTTCCCCGCCTTCGTGTTCCAGCCGCGGCCAGCCCGCCCACCGATCTGGGTCGGCGGCAACGGCGCAAACGCGCTGGCGCGCGTGATGGAGTTCGGCGACGGATGGCATCCGATGCTGCCGGCGGCGAAGCTCGGTCCCGAAGTCGCCTCGCTGCGCGAGCAGGCCCGCGCATGCGGGCGCGGCGAGCTAGAGATCGTGGTACGCCGCGCGCTTAGGCTTGACGACACTGAGGCGGCGCGCGCCAGGCTGGAGGCCGAGCGCGCGGTCGGCGCGACTTACTTCATTCTCGACCTCGGACGATACACCAACGAGCGCGAGTTCGCGCGCAACGCCGAGACGTTCATGACGCGCGTCACGCGCTGA
- a CDS encoding cation-translocating P-type ATPase produces the protein MNQWHAMPVGRVVSELATDPARGLAVLEAERRLKLHGPNEIAEQAAISPLAIFARQFSSVVIWVLILAAALSGLMGDPIDTLAIAAIVLLNAAIGFFQEYRAETAAAELRKMTAPKARVLRDGAAMTLPASAVVPGDLILLDAGDLVAADARVIEAAGLQTNEAPLTGESVPVAKTAGECALATPLAERANMLFLGTSITRGTGRALVVATGMATEFGRIAGLLQTASSGETPLQRRLDQVANRLLWFCLAIVGVVLILGLLRSVAAFEIFLGAVSLAVAAIPEGLPAIVTVALALGVARMARRNALVRRLPAVETLGCAQVICTDKTGTLTVGAMTARKVVTLEGMFSVTGEGYSTEGAILRDGERAEADPVLRDLLQAAVACNDAHLAILGGRPSIVGDPTEGALLVLAAKGGVATAALDAEMPRLGAIPFTSERKLMTVIRRSADGPMAFVKGAPEVVVERCTRVRAGDGCRPMNAEDRARMLEASALLSGEALRVIGCARRRLDSPLAFENGIADERAERDLEFLGLVGMIDPPRAEARDAVRKCQLAGIRIVMITGDHSLTASAIARELGILRSGERALSGAELERMSDRDLERSVGDISVYARVTAEHKLRIVRAWKSRGAVVAMTGDGVNDAPALKESAIGIAMGIAGTEVTKQAADLVITDDNFASIVAAVEEGRGIYDNIAKTLQYLMGGNAAELIVMLAAALLGWPTPLLPTQLLWINLVSDGLPALALATDPIDRDVLVRPPRRPESEIIDRPFLEWVALTGLLSAAVTLATFGYALRGGMGLAHARNLGFFVLVLEELVRSFGARSATKPIWEVGLLSNLRLLAVVAGSFALQIVISTTPLLEEIFRTSRLTFAESVAGIALATVPLCVLQALVVYRRRPSGRAAQQ, from the coding sequence ATGAACCAATGGCACGCGATGCCGGTCGGGCGCGTCGTCTCTGAGCTTGCGACCGATCCCGCGCGCGGATTGGCGGTGCTGGAAGCTGAGCGGCGCCTCAAGCTGCACGGGCCGAATGAAATCGCCGAGCAGGCCGCGATTTCGCCGCTTGCGATCTTCGCGCGCCAGTTCTCCAGCGTGGTCATCTGGGTTCTGATACTGGCCGCCGCCCTGTCGGGCCTGATGGGTGATCCGATCGACACGCTCGCCATCGCGGCGATCGTGCTGCTCAACGCCGCGATCGGCTTCTTCCAGGAATATCGCGCCGAAACCGCCGCCGCCGAACTGCGGAAAATGACCGCGCCCAAGGCGCGCGTGCTCAGGGACGGCGCGGCAATGACGCTGCCCGCCTCGGCCGTCGTTCCCGGCGACCTCATCTTGCTCGACGCGGGCGACCTGGTCGCGGCGGACGCGCGCGTCATCGAAGCCGCAGGGCTGCAAACGAACGAGGCGCCGCTGACCGGCGAGTCCGTGCCGGTGGCCAAGACGGCGGGCGAGTGCGCGCTGGCAACGCCGCTGGCCGAGCGCGCCAACATGCTTTTCCTCGGCACCTCGATAACACGTGGCACCGGACGCGCGCTGGTTGTGGCGACGGGGATGGCGACCGAGTTCGGGCGAATCGCCGGCTTGCTTCAGACCGCGTCCAGCGGCGAGACTCCGCTCCAGCGCAGGCTCGACCAAGTGGCAAATCGGCTGTTGTGGTTCTGCCTTGCCATCGTGGGGGTCGTGCTGATCCTCGGCTTGCTGCGCTCCGTTGCCGCCTTCGAGATCTTTCTTGGCGCAGTCAGCCTCGCCGTCGCCGCGATCCCCGAGGGATTGCCCGCTATCGTCACCGTGGCCCTGGCCCTGGGAGTGGCGCGGATGGCGCGCCGCAACGCGCTGGTGCGCCGGCTGCCCGCGGTGGAGACTCTCGGATGCGCGCAGGTTATCTGCACCGACAAGACTGGCACGCTCACCGTGGGCGCGATGACCGCTCGCAAGGTCGTCACGCTCGAAGGCATGTTCAGCGTCACTGGCGAGGGCTATTCGACCGAGGGCGCCATCCTGCGCGACGGCGAGCGCGCCGAAGCCGACCCCGTGCTGCGCGATTTACTGCAGGCAGCGGTTGCCTGCAACGACGCGCATCTTGCGATCCTCGGCGGGCGGCCCTCGATCGTCGGCGATCCCACTGAAGGCGCATTACTCGTTCTGGCCGCCAAGGGCGGCGTGGCGACCGCCGCGCTGGACGCCGAGATGCCGCGCCTGGGCGCGATCCCGTTCACCTCGGAACGCAAGCTGATGACCGTGATCCGGCGGTCGGCCGACGGCCCGATGGCTTTTGTCAAGGGTGCACCCGAGGTTGTGGTCGAACGATGCACCCGAGTGCGCGCAGGCGACGGCTGCAGACCGATGAACGCCGAAGATCGCGCGCGGATGTTGGAGGCGAGTGCGCTTTTGAGCGGGGAGGCGCTGCGGGTAATCGGATGCGCGCGGCGCAGGCTCGATTCGCCGCTGGCGTTTGAAAATGGAATCGCCGACGAGCGCGCCGAGCGCGACTTGGAGTTCCTCGGCCTTGTTGGAATGATCGATCCACCGCGGGCCGAGGCTCGCGACGCTGTGCGCAAATGCCAGCTTGCCGGGATCCGGATCGTGATGATCACCGGCGACCATTCGCTGACCGCCTCTGCGATCGCGCGCGAGCTCGGAATCCTGCGCTCCGGCGAACGCGCGCTCAGTGGGGCCGAGCTCGAGCGAATGAGCGACCGCGACCTGGAGCGTAGCGTCGGCGACATCTCGGTCTACGCGCGGGTCACCGCCGAGCACAAGCTACGGATCGTGCGCGCTTGGAAGTCGCGCGGCGCGGTGGTTGCGATGACCGGCGACGGGGTCAACGACGCGCCGGCGCTGAAGGAGTCCGCGATCGGGATCGCGATGGGCATCGCGGGTACCGAGGTCACCAAACAGGCCGCCGATCTCGTGATTACCGACGACAATTTCGCCTCGATCGTGGCCGCAGTCGAGGAAGGCCGCGGCATCTACGACAACATTGCCAAGACCCTGCAATATCTGATGGGCGGCAACGCGGCCGAACTGATTGTAATGCTGGCTGCGGCGCTGCTTGGATGGCCCACGCCGCTGCTGCCCACTCAGTTACTGTGGATTAACCTCGTCAGCGACGGCCTGCCGGCGCTCGCTCTGGCGACCGACCCGATCGACCGCGACGTCCTCGTGCGCCCGCCGCGCCGGCCCGAAAGCGAAATAATCGATCGCCCGTTTCTCGAATGGGTGGCGCTGACCGGATTGCTGTCAGCGGCGGTGACGCTTGCCACGTTCGGCTACGCGCTCCGAGGCGGGATGGGCCTGGCGCACGCGCGTAACCTCGGGTTCTTCGTTCTCGTGCTCGAAGAGTTGGTCCGCTCCTTCGGCGCGCGCAGCGCGACCAAGCCCATATGGGAGGTCGGCCTGCTGTCGAACCTGCGGCTGCTGGCGGTTGTGGCCGGGAGTTTTGCCTTGCAGATTGTTATCTCGACGACCCCGCTGCTGGAGGAGATCTTCCGCACGAGCCGCCTCACTTTCGCCGAGAGCGTCGCCGGAATCGCGCTTGCAACGGTACCGCTCTGCGTGCTTCAGGCGCTCGTCGTTTACCGGCGAAGGCCTTCCGGGCGCGCCGCACAACAATGA
- a CDS encoding universal stress protein, translating into MKLRRILVPTDFSAASLRALDYAVDFARSPDIELLLINVVEPIRNTRFIPDVSALLENRRSEAAEQLSRLEARIKQRHRKCRSEVHFGIPYEVIPNVAKKSKADMIIIATHGHTGLRHLFLGSVTERVVRLAQCPVLTIRAAGASRSTRRSANRDRRGA; encoded by the coding sequence ATGAAGCTGCGGCGAATTCTGGTCCCGACCGATTTTTCCGCCGCCTCGCTCAGGGCGCTCGACTACGCGGTCGACTTCGCGCGCTCACCGGACATAGAACTGTTGCTAATCAACGTGGTCGAACCCATCAGAAACACCCGCTTCATTCCGGATGTTTCGGCGTTGCTGGAAAATCGGCGCAGCGAGGCGGCGGAGCAGCTCTCACGGTTGGAAGCGCGGATCAAGCAACGTCATCGCAAGTGCCGCTCTGAGGTCCACTTTGGAATCCCCTATGAGGTAATCCCCAATGTCGCAAAAAAGTCCAAGGCGGACATGATCATTATCGCCACCCACGGGCACACGGGCCTACGTCATCTGTTTCTCGGATCGGTCACCGAACGGGTCGTGCGACTCGCGCAATGTCCGGTTTTGACCATCCGGGCCGCCGGCGCATCCCGCAGCACACGGCGGTCTGCGAATCGAGACCGGCGTGGGGCCTGA